TTACAGATGGATTTCTTTTGTAGTCTGACCCTAGTGGGATATCAGGAAGTGATACTGAATTAATGCAAGGTAGTTATCACATAAAAGGTATTGTTTGGGTATTTTTGATAAATATGAGTGTAGTCACTTTGATCCATAATCTATAAACTAGTTCATACTTTGGGTAGCTTGGACAGATTGTGATGCATGTAAAAACCTCCGTGTGTTCTAACTGTAAAATTAACTAATCTTTTGTGTGTCTTTTAATCACATTCTAGAGGATCAATCTTTAATCAACCTTAATTCTGATGTTGATATGGTACCAAAACAGAGATCAATGCAGGTAAAGGTTTCCACTCAGGTGCTCACAGATCAATCATGTATTAGCTCAGACTAAGTATTTATGAAAGTTAGCCATTTTGTTCCttattttagtttgatttttacaATATGACATACAGCTTAGTGCATGTAAATCCAAAAGACCTGTCAACATGAGGAAGTTAATTTTGGCAAAACCTTATTATACAGTGTACTTTAGAGACTGAACAATTTACAGCTCCCTGTAGCTGGCTCCAAACAAATTATATTCAAAACTATGTAGGCCTTCTCATATTGTGGgttagaaaaaggaaattctcaGAGTTGTTAGGGCTgattaatatataaattttaatatatgatttaactttgttttatcagaTTTCAGAGgagctgaaaattttaaataaatgtttcttttaacaACTAGTTTAAGTGTAAATATTCATGTTCTTAATTAGAAGGAACTGGTGAACTGTTAATTTTGTGGAACTATTCTCTCACATTATATTATAAGCCCTACCTGACTTGGTCTGTAGGGTCTAAAAATGGACAGGAAGGAATTTTGGAGTTTCATCATGATTAATAATACTTCTGTCTTTTCTGTAGGGTGAAGTTTCCTTCTGTGTCACATTTAGAACAAGTCAAGATGCACATGGTACCTCTGTCTATGCAGTCTTTGTTAAGTCAGACATTGTTTTGGGCACTGTGGAAATGGTCTTTTCATCCATTTGTCTATATGGACACAAAATTCCTGGTTTGTAACAACTAGATATCATGTTAGTGATAATAATATTTGTTGTAGCCACATGTTAAAATGAACGTATTTTAAGTAGTGCATTCCTTTCACTATCTATCAATTGCATCAATCATTCTCTTTTGTACTTATGAATTAAGATTATACTGCATGATGTTACAGTAGATGGTAGATGTATAAAGGTTTTGAGGGAGTAAATAGTGTTAACTAGCCTGATGCAATTTCCTTAAGCTGATCAGCCTCTCTGTATCACCAActtctatttatttttactgCAGGTGCATCTTCATCTGATTGGGGCAATGTGATATTTAAAGTTCATCATGGTATTCATTTGTGgtcaagaaaactttttaactaTCCTGATGACAGGGAAGTAGCTGTCATGGTAAAAACTCCCAGCCTATTGGAAACCCTTTGCAAGGACATGAGCTGTCACAAAGCCAACAGTTCTACCTGCAATGATGAAGAACTACAAAGATTTGAATCTTTTGGTGAGTTAACCCACGTAAAACGTCAGGCAGGATATAGGCGAGATCCTGgcaatcccacccaggatcccaAGTGGGAATGGCAGGATCCCACCATaggtggtgggatcccacctttcccacctgggatgaaaacttgatcccacctgggatcctgcATTTAATGTGGGATTCCTGCATTCCACCTGGGATCTTAGGTGGGATTTCTGCATCCCATCGGGAAGTTTAGGCGGGACTTATGCATTCTACCCGGGATCCTAGTTGGGATTTACaaatcccacctgggattcttAATCCCAcctacaaaaatattgttttgctgtttttattcctgcaagtcacagttcaataataacagctcttaagtttacttgttgttcttctctgggTCAgcgatcaacaaaattgttttataccttgtaggtctggtataaaatttttacttgtagtataaaatgacaaccttgtatcttTGTTCTCTCCACCCCTTTCCAAGTTGGGGAACGCTTCAGactgtgcataaccatttgTAGACAAGAATTCCAATGCACCTTTATTTGACCGCTatagttgcttctgtctctcgtGCAAATGTTTCTCCATTAAGAGACGCAATTgactctgttggcaccactgctaGTTCAGTGGAAAGACTGACTGAGGAATTGAGATGGCTAgctgtgttggaacgtgttgctgaacgcttgttacAGTCAAGCCTCgttgatttgggtactggtgtgattggcttgtgttgtttctcacctttGCTGTGAACATAACTGAAGTGGGTTTCGAATCTTTCTTTCCTCAAAAACTTTTGGCCACAAATTGTGCATTCTTGTTCGATTCTTGTCTATTATATTCctacatagagtgaattcacatcattGTTTATATCAACATCAAAACTGCTCAATAGACCTTTTTATAGTTCCCAGCACCATATTGGACTTGCAACCATGCACATGTCAGGACAAGGCTGGGGTTGACTTGTGTTAAATCTCTGTGAGCACTTTTGGTGAAATTTCGTATGTGAGCagtaaaattgtttgatttttaaggaaaatggatggtcctagccgaaatcccgataaagctaattttctcccaaaaagaaaggaaagcagtgtgctgcttttggttgttcaaatacattttatggccccaatGGTTTGCCCATATACgagctttcacttcttcaagtttatgcacGAAGGCATGTAATTTTGCTAATTAAGTATTTATCAttctatacttatcttattctctTTGAATTATGGATGAGGGTaactattgttgcaaaattagtacaaattttCTATAAGGTActtgaattgttttaagttcaattGAAGTTTTTTTATTCTGGCAGTAAAAGTCAATAAGTTCAGTACTGCTCACCTGCTTACTAcatggcttgcctaaaacacTCCTAGCAGAGAAACTCTCAGAAAGaaattgctttaaataaaataaccaagacactatatcttcagagttttcacttattatggcagacctagaaaactgacacaaatttggtagaaattgtgacaaaagcagttttcagtagtagttgtttttgtttttcatgatagcATAGTAATCCACTATGGATATGCCACATggaactctcaaaaaatattttgcgtactttatgtatcaatcaatttgatgcttcaaattggaaaaaaagaaaaaagtgagtttcaccaactaaaagagttcttgacacaaagatgaaaataaattttataattcacaaaattgtcctcataataaaaagtttgatagaagtctcacaaaaaataatttctcatacaacttgatggtctgaaagattctctttcaaacaaattgtaTGGTAACTGTAACAGTGAAAATAAATATCTCTAATATAGATTTGGATATATgtctcaatcttttaagtatcttctttacatctcaaaattaCATTATCATAACATTAGTTAACACAATGCAATATGAACTAGTATATATAtagcaaacctttgtgtcagaTCAAAGGCCTCTGAGGGCtaagaatgggaatatcaattcactgaatgtttatcactgacagaaacttaaatgtgtgtaaaggactagcattgttgagatcagtagctgagaggaatcatttctgttctcttcctttaaGCCTTAgatacccaagatctgattgttaattctgaTCCCTTTTAGTTACTatacacatttacttgtaaataagttatgagaatttgatgtaagatcaggataacttctgcctgataagttttagtatcatcattatctgtttgctggatagtgtttggatattataaggagaagtgaCATGaattaatcacttttgggactttttaaattgtctaatattttggtctggtTCTTTCAATGCTGTCTTGCCACCTAATAGATTACCAAGAGTCccgaactgaaatggttttcaatgtatcacAAGCATAATTAATATAAGTTGTCCTGGGCCAGATGGGTTTCAAAATATCATGACATCTGTTAGTAACAGTTTCTCTCATGGGTTGATAGAAAGAAGGGTTATAATCAAGTGTTTCTACAGGCTCTcccaggtaaaaatataaggtgggatcccaccaatcccacctgggatcccatgtgtgtcccaggtgggatcccgcctttttcaggtgggatcccgggtgggattatggaacatcccgcatgggatcccgggtgggattatggaacatcccacatgggatcccacctgggattatggaacatcccgcatgggatcccgggtgggattatggaacatcccgggtgggattatggaacatcccgggtgggattatggaacatcccgggtgggattatggaacatcccgggtgggattatggaacatcccgggtgggattatggaacatcccgcatgggatcccacctgggattatggaacatcccgcatgggatcccacctgggattatggaacatcccacatgggatcccacctgggattatggaacatcccgcatgggatcccacatgggatcccgccttaaattcctaatagcatcccacctgggaaagcaCATCCCGGGCAGGATTAAACctagaatcccaccaatccctcttaggatcctgcctcaaatttcagatagtttcccacctgggaaatcATATCCCAGGCGGGATTGCATctgggatcctgccaatcccagtttagaccctgcataaaattacagatggcttcccactttcagaaaaatcctttgagggatcctgtttatcactggagaccacagatttatgaaatgtacTAGATAGGATATCTtaaaattaagaggataaaattttctaggtgagctatagaccccatcaatccactgagggtccaaaactttccaactagctatagaacatactgacacctccaatgggatcccattgtcttaccaagctgttgatcataaatgattcaaacagtacatgaatacacagactatatgtgataaagatctcataatttatttgcaatgaaccagcatgtgtttgacttgtttcattaacaaatttcttaaccgaacattcttaaagaataacagcacaactcagcatattactttttcttcatcatttaagcagaccatctacagtgtaataaggctcaacgcttaaaaaaattggctgttgtgtatcaaagaataaaagaaagacaaaacctcaataattcatgttatcaaaattttgacaaaggtactgattgaaagtctgctctctcttcagtcgaatttttcaaagcaaagcaaggtcagaatgttcccaaatgtgactaaagtaatcttgaaaccttactcatagatttatttcattgttaagtGTAAGCTTAGGAAACTGCAGTATGCAAGCGaccaattcgattctcagaattatttgagtttcagttgcgctgagtgttaggtaagcttaattcaagccgttatttctattctttgataagattttgatcacgtaacgaatatggcaatttgtactcaccacaaccttctaaaaatcctagctttaaatggccactcgatcgttgtttgaaccagtcgatatgtcaactgttaattgtcccttcttttaagttcacggcgccaacgactttcttttcatttaaaacactcacgctgttctcgttttcccataaAACCACAATAAAAAACcaatctttagaagtgttatattagGCAAAACAgttgggaaaagaaacaacttgaagcaggagcggttaaccgatgaaaagtacattcaaagatgagcgccaaatggagttttctttgtttccgattacgggcatgatcacgtggaccttttagcaaagagaatccgctggcttgaccCATTGCAGTCTCAAGAGAAGCGCGCAACATTATTCTGTCTCTTCTGACCGGTTCTCCTCTCTTAGATGGTGGATACCTTGGattcatgttttgatgatgacataagtaatgatgtgaattcactctatgtagaaataatcgacaagaatcgaacaagaatgcacgatttgtggccgaaagttttcgaggaaagaaagactcgaaacccacttgagttatgttcacggcgaaggtgagaaacaacacaagccaataacattaggaagtataagagatacctagatgatcccagtgtaccagtacccaaatcaacaaggcttgaccacaacaagcgttcagcagctagccatctcgattcctcagtcggtctttccagtgaactagcagtggtgccaacagagtcaagtgcgtctcataacggagaaaacatttgcacgagagacagaagcaactacatgcgattacagaggtgcattggaattctcgtctgcaaatggttatgcacagtCCGAAGTGTTACCGAGCTTGGAAAGGGTGGAGAGAacgaagatacaaggttgtcattttatactacaagtacaattttataccagacctacaaggtatagaaaaattttgttgatctctgactcagagaagaacaacaagtaaactttagagctgttattattgaactgtgacttgtacttttcatttgtatgtaaagaaggaattgtattttgcaccaaaaatataaagaagtaatattttttaggaggtccagtgattgggacatttaagaaattaagttatgaaaagaaactcggtttgtacttctcactactaacaagtcttgttttaaaaatattttcagatcagagtttcaaataaagcaaattgaagaagtcatttaaaaggtgtattttctcaaagggaacagtgaccacctgtcttgtctgcatgccaaatatttgcggagtgtgtggatgatccataagtattggaactctcacaaaaacgttttgtaagaataaaaacagcaattaaaacaatattttcgtagctgggataaagaatcccaggtgggatatgtaaatcccgaccaggatcccgggtagaatgcataagtcccacctaggatcccgggtgggatgcaggaatcccgcattaaatgcgggatcccaggtgggatcaaattttcatcccaggtgggaaaggtgggatcccaccacctaaggcgggatcccgccattcccacctgggatcctgggtgggattgccgggatcccgcctatatcccgcctgacattttacctgggATATATATTCTATAGTTTCCCATAAGATACaatgtacaaatggcaaactaacATACAtcttggtaaacaaaatgggaacaactttaactgaagaatatggtacaacaacaagtaccacatcaacaacagcagcaataacaagtctcctctacctagagggctacagcctttgcctcgctttctaagCTATACTGAACAACTTCTGTGGTACTTCCTGTAATGCGCTCCCCTCAACAGGATGTGGTGATATGCTCATGAAACAAGGGGGTAATTgtaaagctgaatgaaattcatcTCAGGTGAATTAGAGAGATTGCATGACCACCCAAGGGCTGAAATCCTCACCATAGTTGCTTTGTATCTGAAGTCACTCAGGTTTTGTTCTAGGTCCTGGACATCTGTAAGAAGTTCTCAGTTTTCTCCACTACTTGATGGAAGGACATATCACATCAACAAAGCATAAACTTTCATCACTAATTCGGCTCTAATTTCGCCCATTGattttgaattagattttaaaatatccctgagatcttttgcttcgagtttctggatgtcatctaatgacaaattttccatattgttgtattaaagaaccattttgaagggagaaatcgcattgaaaagtgcattagaacatgaaatgtcagcagatcagctgtttgaaagaaccgctGGGTCAATTAACCCCAGCCTCGTTATTGTGTGTGCACATGCagttactaatccaatatggtGCCAGGAACTGTAAAAAGATCTATTGTCATGATCACTCCTTTCTcaatgtcatttttattttcaagcagTCCAGTGTTTCCATTACTAACACTGACAGTTAGGCTGGATAATGGAGGAAATGTTTCAATGATTGTGGTTGTGgaatatatttttctcaaagTCATTAATTATTTGTAAGGTGATCATCTAACCAAGACAGGCCAATTTCATCACATGCATGTGGTTTGAAACCCTGGTGAAATGCTGGATTATGACGCTCTATCTATGAGTTTGATATAATATCAAATCCTTGAGTTTGAAACTATATGAGCATCAAACTCTAATGAACTCATTCCTTGATTCACACatatttgaatgataaaacaaagaCACCAACATGAACAAACAACCTTTGTTAACACCCTCTCTAATAAGAAGTAACAAGACATTTTCCAAAGAAAACATTATCACGTTTGTTCACTTTTTTACATTagcattaattttttaagtAGGTAGATTCACTATAACCTGATCACAAGATCTCTTTGAATTACCAATTTCAACAGTACCTTCTGTGTCCTTAGTCATTTCTTCATTGCTAGTACTGTACTTAGCTAGGTCACAGTCAACACCTCAGAAACTGCAGCAGACTTAACTTCACTAATCTTTTCATACTTAAATGACCAGTGACCAGTCCAGTCCCTAGTTAGCTTCTCTTTCACAACTGCGCTAAATAAGCTGGATGCACATGTTTTTCTAACACATGCAGTGGCCAGTCTTCCACTTAAAGCCTGCTTGTTTGTACAGCGAGGGTAGTATGTTATTAATCGTGTTAATTCACACAGGTTGTTTATCAAAAGCAAAATGCTAAGAATTTGGCCTAAAGTAAAACCCTGTTACTTCATATAAGAAGCTTGCACTAAACCAAGATACATATGATATATTTCAACAATACAATTTGTGTTTCTCATTTAAAGGGTGACAAATATGCTTTACTATGCATGTCTCGTGTTTCAAATTGGTGAAACCCCCATGAAAAGCTTTCCctacattttctttgaaatggaTGAAAGAATGgagtattaaaaattaaaccttgATTTTATAATCATCCACAGCATTGTGATAACATTGCTCATACCCTTTCTGAAAAGACAAATCACCATAACATTacaattttttgtaacattaattaacaaattaaacTTGCTGACAACATGAGAAAAATATGAATGttgccattttctttcattccttaGATGTGATTGAGCTGGAGCCATTTCAAAAACTCACGCATCACATTTCATCGGGGTTTCCAAACACtcgaaaacaataaaagcacttGAGCTGACAGCCTGTGCATGGTCATGCACGTGCTTTAATCACTTAATTTTCCCGTGTTTGTTCAGTTATGTATATTTTGCTCTGTTTAATTTCacaatgatttcaattttttttgctaggAAATGCACAGCAAGTCCCGTGTTTGGAAACACCAATGAAACCCTCACACTCGTTTTTGAAGTAGTACGTTCAGTGCATTCTGTGCTAACAATATGAAATATGCTAGCACATGATTGTTGTGTGTGGGATTAATTTATGAGACTAAAACAGTCATGCATATATTTTGCTCTGTTTAATTTCacaatgatttcaattttttttgctaggAAATGCACAGCAAGTCCAGTTTTTAGGCCTCCTGGTTTTTGCTGTTGTGAGAGTTGGCACTCAGCAGTTTGTTAAGAACATCTTCTCCTCAGCTGGAAGGCTGGTCTTTGATGCTTACAAgaataatgtaaggatattaagggagaaattacatgtttatcactatcaggagttaaagggttaaattttttttatctaaaggGGTCAAATGACAGTTTTAGTTTTCCATGTGACTCAAATTGAAAGAACCAGATCATGATGCTGTCTTATACAATGcaaaatttagagaaaaatgtACCATGGCTGACCTCAAGGTTATGACCCAACCCAACACATTCACAATTaacttcttttttcagttttgaatagGAGTTCTGTAAATGAATCCTTAATTAGAAGGAATTTTTTAAGTGCCAATATCAGTTATTTACAGATGGATTTTGTTTGCAGTCTGACACTAGTGGGATATCGGGAAGTGATACTGAATTAATGCAAGGTAGTtacacataaaaaaatattattgaggTGTTTGTGATTAATCTGAGTGTAGTCACTTTGATTAATGATGTGTTTTGGACAGATTACAATGCTTGTAAGAAACTCCATGAGTTCTTATTGTAAAAATCACTcattttgtgtgtgtgttttaaTCCCATTCTAGAGGATCAACCTTTGTTGCAGTGGCTGCATGGAAACCTTAATTCTGATTTTAATATGACACCAAAACAGAGATCAATGCAGGTAAAGGTCTCCACTAAAGTGCTCACAGATCAATCATGTATTAGCTGACTAAGTATTTATGAAAGTTAGCCATTTTGTTCCttattttagtttgatttttacaATATGACATATACAGCTTAGTGCATGTAAATCCAAAAGACCTGTCAGCATGAGGAACTTATAATCTTGGAAAACCCCATATACAGTGTACTAATTAGAGACTAAACAATTTACAGCTCTCTGTAGTTGCAAACAAATTATATCCACAATTATATAAGCATTTTCTACTGTGTgttagaaaaaggaaattctcaGAATTTTTAAGGCTGATAAATGTATGAGTTTTAATATTAtgatttaactttgttttatcagaTTTCAGaggaattgaaaataacaaataaatgtttcttttaacaACTAATTTAAGTGGTAACGAACATTATGCAACATTCATGGTCTTATAATTAGAAGTCGACTGTTAATTTTGTGGAACTGTTCTGTGACATTATATCATAAGCCCCACCTGACTTGGTCTGGAAGGAATTTTGGAGTT
This is a stretch of genomic DNA from Pocillopora verrucosa isolate sample1 chromosome 12, ASM3666991v2, whole genome shotgun sequence. It encodes these proteins:
- the LOC136277526 gene encoding uncharacterized protein; the encoded protein is MSCHKAKSSTCSDKELQIFKSFGNAHQVQVLGRLVLTTAREGTQQFIKNIFSSLAGRLVFDVYKNNSDPSGISGSDTELMQEDQSLINLNSDVDMVPKQRSMQGEVSFCVTFRTSQDAHGTSVYAVFVKSDIVLGTVEMVFSSICLYGHKIPGASSSDWGNVIFKVHHGIHLWSRKLFNYPDDREVAVMVKTPSLLETLCKDMSCHKANSSTCNDEELQRFESFGNAQQVQFLGLLVFAVVRVGTQQFVKNIFSSAGRLVFDAYKNNSDTSGISGSDTELMQEDQPLLQWLHGNLNSDFNMTPKQRSMQGEVPFCVASSPSQDVHVTSVYAIFVKSDIVLGNVEMVFSSVYLYGCKIPGASSCGWGNVIFKAHHDIHLGSRILFYYPDDKEVVVMVKTPNLFEILCKDIRCHKANSSTCSEERQRFESFGNAQQVQFLGLLVFAAAREDAQQFIKNTFPSSAGKLVFDACKDSQPLPEVRS